From a region of the Zingiber officinale cultivar Zhangliang chromosome 4B, Zo_v1.1, whole genome shotgun sequence genome:
- the LOC121975643 gene encoding nuclear pore complex protein NUP35-like produces the protein MSSPVPRSSTKPTRLSPFFRDLASPISPHRRSAGQFSAPRHGAAVDSDLPPPPFFTLDDRADFSPEADLPPPSLVSPIGARSWGQKGSLSPSPSYSSSSRFLPTRAAEANGAGPSDRRGKSPEGSSWAISPAENGGERDPDRSSPVDGVVEPGALIVLPPPPSRDLPRPELQGPVVLNGGLEADTWVTVFGFSPADTNLVLREFEKCGPILKHVPGPRNSNWIHILYQKPYHAQIALKKNGTQLNNLLVVGVKPVDPMHRHHLKESAHQINQGGFMVSLPSKVGTLSRSSNHADKSSNYSSDQRHHHSNGIIATPANSLVSKVMDLVFGM, from the exons ATGAGCTCCCCCGTGCCGCGGAGCTCCACGAAGCCGACGCGGTTGTCTCCGTTCTTTCGAGACCTCGCCTCGCCCATCTCTCCCCACCGCCGATCCGCCGGCCAATTCTCCGCGCCCCGCCACGGCGCTGCCGTTGACTCCGACCTCCCTCCTCCGCCCTTCTTCACGCTCGACGATCGCGCGGATTTCTCGCCCGAGGCCGACCTCCCGCCGCCCTCTCTGGTGTCCCCCATCGGCGCCAGGAGCTGGGGCCAGAAGGGATCGCTCTCGCCTTCCCCTTCCTATTCATCCTCTTCCCGCTTCCTTCCGACCCGAGCCGCGGAGGCGAATGGCGCTGGTCCTTCCGACCGGCGTGGGAAGAGCCCTGAAGGCTCGAGTTGGGCGATTTCGCCTGCCGAAAATGGTGGGGAACGAGATCCGGACCGCAGCTCGCCTGTAGATGGGGTGGTTGAGCCGGGAGCGTTGATTGTGCTTCCGCCGCCGCCGAGTAGGGATTTACCGAGGCCTGAGCTGCAAGGACCTGTGGTGCTGAATGGTGGCCTGGAGGCGGACACATGGGTTACTGTTTTTGG GTTTTCTCCTGCAGATACTAACTTGGTTCTTCGGGAGTTTGAAAAATGTGGCCCCATATTAAAACATGTACCTGGGCCCAGGAATTCCAACTGGATACACATTCTCTATCAG AAACCCTATCATGCACAAATAGCTCTCAAGAAAAATGGAACTCAGCTAAACAATCTGTTGGTAGTTGGAGTGAAACCTGTAGACCCAATGCATCGCCATCATCTAAAGGAATCGGCACACCAAATCAATCAAGGAGGCTTCATGGTTTCATTGCCCTCCAAGGTTGGCACTTTGAGTCGATCATCAAATCATGCAGATAAGTCTTCGAATTACAGTTCTGATCAGAGGCACCACCATTCAAATGGAATAATTGCAACTCCAGCAAATTCTCTTGTATCCAAGGTTATGGACTTGGTGTTCGGAATGTGA